One segment of Rhodopirellula baltica SH 1 DNA contains the following:
- a CDS encoding sulfatase family protein, with product MIRLLFSLSVFVVSLFLMGKAATANEQPNLVFVIADDCTFRDIGCYGGQAHTPRIDALADEGMRFTRCFQSVAMCSPTRHSIYCGQYPVKSGAYPNHTFVPEGTDSVVQFLQPLGYQVAQSGKRHIAPPSVFNWEQLPGNSNPDFEAVEEFVKACSETEQPFCLFLCSNEPHTPWNKGDASRYDPATLELPPYILDTPETRDGMSRYLAEITYFDSQVGEAIDLLDQYKVADNTLLIVVSEQGNSMPFAKWTCYDSGLQSGCIVRWPGHVEAGSTNDAMIEYIDFLPTWIEVAGGDLSSEMAAKLDGKSLLPVLAGKQTHKNLVFGEMTTRGINNGSEYYGIRSVRSERYKYIWNFTPEVTFQNACTSSKEFVSWKREAEAGNAKAIKLVERYTQRPKIEFYDLANDPLELNNLAADPAHYETMRSLRMELDQWMQHCGDKGQATELDALNHMKRGQSKRKKKQAKS from the coding sequence ATGATTCGGTTGTTATTCTCGCTATCGGTCTTTGTTGTCTCGCTTTTCTTGATGGGAAAAGCTGCGACAGCGAATGAACAGCCAAACTTGGTCTTTGTCATCGCCGATGATTGCACCTTTCGAGATATTGGTTGCTACGGTGGCCAAGCCCACACACCACGTATCGATGCGTTGGCGGATGAAGGAATGCGGTTCACCCGTTGCTTCCAATCCGTCGCGATGTGCTCGCCAACCCGGCACAGCATTTATTGCGGTCAGTACCCGGTGAAATCAGGTGCCTACCCGAATCACACGTTTGTCCCGGAAGGAACCGATAGCGTGGTTCAGTTCCTGCAACCATTGGGTTATCAGGTCGCACAGAGTGGGAAACGACACATCGCACCACCATCGGTTTTCAATTGGGAGCAGTTGCCGGGCAACTCCAACCCCGACTTTGAGGCGGTGGAAGAGTTCGTGAAAGCGTGCTCTGAAACCGAACAACCGTTCTGCCTGTTCTTATGTTCCAACGAACCTCACACACCTTGGAACAAAGGCGATGCTTCCCGCTACGATCCTGCGACACTCGAGTTGCCGCCCTACATTCTGGACACACCCGAAACTCGCGATGGGATGTCTCGCTACCTGGCTGAGATCACCTACTTCGATTCGCAGGTGGGAGAGGCCATCGATTTGCTTGACCAATACAAAGTCGCCGACAACACCCTGTTGATCGTCGTCAGCGAACAAGGCAATTCGATGCCATTTGCGAAATGGACTTGTTATGACAGCGGGCTGCAATCAGGTTGCATCGTCCGTTGGCCAGGGCATGTCGAAGCCGGATCGACGAACGATGCCATGATCGAGTACATCGACTTTCTTCCGACATGGATCGAGGTGGCCGGTGGCGATCTCAGTTCCGAGATGGCAGCGAAACTCGACGGAAAAAGTTTGCTACCTGTTTTGGCTGGCAAGCAAACTCATAAAAACCTGGTGTTTGGGGAGATGACCACACGAGGAATCAACAACGGTTCCGAGTACTACGGCATTCGGAGCGTCCGATCGGAACGTTACAAGTACATTTGGAACTTCACCCCGGAGGTGACTTTCCAAAATGCTTGCACGAGTTCGAAAGAGTTTGTCAGTTGGAAACGCGAAGCGGAAGCTGGAAACGCGAAAGCGATTAAGCTGGTCGAGCGTTACACACAGCGTCCCAAAATCGAGTTTTACGATCTCGCGAATGACCCGTTGGAACTGAACAACCTGGCCGCCGATCCAGCTCATTATGAGACAATGCGATCCTTGAGAATGGAACTCGATCAATGGATGCAGCATTGCGGCGACAAAGGCCAAGCGACCGAATTGGACGCCCTCAATCACATGAAACGCGGCCAATCCAAACGGAAAAAGAAGCAAGCGAAATCTTGA
- a CDS encoding DUF721 domain-containing protein, with amino-acid sequence MIAMGQPPKPSGGESSRGANSSKRLPPKLVEEKSGGPRKIGSLISQLMSRRGYASVGAESALTGTIKSAVDASIASSFRVGKLQRGVLMIYAVDSVVMQELTFQKRRILKKLAKEHPQAKIQDLRFKVQAE; translated from the coding sequence GTGATCGCCATGGGACAACCGCCTAAACCATCCGGCGGTGAATCCAGTCGCGGGGCGAATTCTTCAAAACGCCTGCCGCCCAAACTGGTCGAAGAGAAATCCGGCGGACCGCGAAAAATCGGCAGTCTGATTTCTCAATTGATGAGCCGACGCGGATACGCTTCCGTCGGGGCCGAGTCAGCTTTGACAGGGACAATCAAATCCGCCGTCGATGCTTCGATCGCTTCTTCGTTTCGAGTCGGCAAACTGCAACGCGGCGTGCTGATGATCTACGCGGTCGACAGCGTCGTCATGCAGGAGCTGACGTTTCAGAAACGCCGCATCTTGAAAAAGTTGGCCAAGGAACACCCGCAAGCCAAAATCCAGGATCTGCGTTTCAAGGTCCAAGCGGAGTAG
- the hisF gene encoding imidazole glycerol phosphate synthase subunit HisF — MLSARVIPCLDVHGGRVVKGTNFVNLRDAGDPVEVARRYEAEGADELVFLDITASHEERAILLDVVRRTAEQVFMPLTVGGGVRTVEDVRALLSAGCDKVSINSSAVTNPDFIRQAADRFGRQCIVVNIDPKRVQKDGEEFWEVHINGGRKPTGLQAVQWAKRVEELGAGEIVLTSMDADGTCDGYDIPITRAVSEAVRIPVVASGGAGNPDHLVEAIRDGKADAVLAASIFHFGTHPIGPTKQHMAEAGIRVRMPAEPFAT; from the coding sequence ATGCTTTCCGCTCGCGTCATTCCCTGCCTCGATGTCCATGGCGGACGCGTCGTCAAAGGCACCAACTTTGTGAACTTGCGAGATGCCGGTGACCCAGTCGAAGTGGCTCGGCGATACGAAGCCGAAGGGGCCGATGAATTGGTGTTCTTGGACATCACCGCCAGCCACGAAGAACGAGCGATCTTGTTGGATGTCGTTCGCCGTACCGCAGAACAGGTTTTCATGCCGCTGACCGTGGGCGGTGGCGTGCGAACGGTCGAGGATGTTCGAGCGTTGTTGTCGGCCGGTTGCGACAAGGTGTCCATCAACTCGTCAGCCGTGACCAACCCCGACTTCATCCGCCAAGCCGCCGATCGATTCGGGCGTCAGTGCATCGTGGTGAACATCGATCCCAAACGAGTCCAAAAAGACGGCGAAGAATTCTGGGAGGTGCACATCAACGGCGGTCGCAAACCGACCGGGCTGCAAGCGGTCCAGTGGGCCAAACGAGTCGAGGAACTGGGGGCCGGCGAGATTGTGCTGACCAGTATGGACGCCGACGGTACTTGCGACGGATATGACATTCCGATCACCCGAGCGGTCAGTGAAGCGGTGCGGATCCCAGTGGTCGCCAGTGGAGGAGCTGGAAATCCGGACCACTTGGTCGAGGCCATTCGCGATGGGAAGGCGGACGCGGTTCTGGCGGCCAGCATTTTCCACTTTGGCACCCACCCAATCGGACCGACCAAACAGCACATGGCCGAGGCTGGAATTCGGGTTCGGATGCCCGCAGAGCCTTTCGCCACATGA
- a CDS encoding sulfatase family protein: MSSRSAFPIPRCQSIVLGLAGFLALLGSHSSAAESTDTTEKPNVIVIFTDDQGYNDLGCYGSPNIKTPNLDRLASEGRRYTSFYSACSVCSPSRAALLTGCYPKRVGLHQHVLFPQSTYGLHPDEVTIADHLKSAGYATACVGKWHLGHHKETLPTSNGFDSYYGIPYSNDMNHPDNKRLGKMSSDDRWTDQSSAVTLWNTPLVQDEEIIELPVDQRTVTRRYTDRAIEFVEANQDKPFFLYLPHSMPHIPLYVPEDVYDPDPQNAYKCVIEHIDTEVGRLVQTVRDLGLSEKTLIVYTSDNGPWLQFKNHGGSAGPLRAGKGTTFEGGQRVPCIMWAPGRIPAGTSSNAFATNMDLLPTIASFTGVALENDRKIDGIDLTSTFTSDESARDEFVFYSAHGVLEGIRMGDWKYLRQVARRGPNAKGPKPEPKVFLFDLSQDIGEKNNLVEQQPERVQKMHARMEELNEEITANARPVWRKKVNS; this comes from the coding sequence ATGTCATCCAGAAGCGCTTTCCCGATTCCTCGCTGCCAATCCATTGTGCTCGGCCTCGCGGGGTTTCTCGCACTGCTTGGTAGCCACAGCTCGGCTGCTGAGTCGACCGACACGACCGAGAAGCCCAACGTCATCGTGATCTTCACCGATGATCAAGGTTACAACGATTTGGGATGTTATGGTTCACCCAATATCAAGACTCCAAACCTTGATCGCTTGGCCAGCGAAGGACGTCGCTACACCAGCTTCTACTCAGCGTGTTCGGTGTGTTCGCCTTCGCGAGCGGCGTTGCTAACGGGCTGCTATCCCAAGCGGGTTGGATTGCATCAGCATGTCTTGTTCCCGCAGAGCACTTATGGATTGCATCCGGATGAGGTCACCATCGCGGACCATTTGAAGTCAGCCGGTTACGCCACCGCTTGCGTTGGCAAATGGCATCTTGGTCACCACAAGGAAACGCTGCCAACATCCAACGGCTTTGACTCTTACTATGGGATTCCGTATTCCAATGACATGAATCATCCCGACAACAAACGACTCGGCAAGATGTCGTCGGATGATCGTTGGACGGACCAGTCCTCTGCGGTGACTCTGTGGAACACACCGTTGGTGCAAGATGAAGAGATCATCGAACTGCCCGTTGATCAAAGGACCGTTACCCGCCGGTACACGGATCGGGCCATCGAGTTTGTCGAAGCAAACCAAGACAAACCGTTCTTCTTGTACCTGCCTCATTCCATGCCGCACATTCCTTTGTATGTGCCGGAGGACGTTTACGATCCCGATCCACAAAATGCATACAAGTGCGTGATCGAGCACATCGACACGGAAGTGGGGCGTCTGGTTCAAACCGTCCGTGATCTTGGTTTGTCAGAAAAGACGCTGATCGTTTACACCAGCGACAACGGACCTTGGTTGCAATTCAAAAACCATGGCGGAAGTGCCGGTCCCTTGCGAGCCGGAAAAGGCACCACGTTTGAAGGAGGCCAGCGAGTGCCTTGCATCATGTGGGCACCAGGACGCATTCCTGCGGGCACATCCAGCAACGCTTTCGCGACCAACATGGACCTGCTTCCCACCATCGCTTCGTTCACGGGCGTCGCACTGGAGAACGATCGAAAGATCGACGGGATCGACTTGACGTCGACTTTCACATCGGACGAGTCTGCCCGGGATGAATTCGTCTTCTATTCCGCACATGGTGTGCTTGAAGGTATTCGGATGGGCGATTGGAAATATCTGCGACAGGTAGCGCGTCGAGGTCCGAATGCGAAGGGACCGAAGCCCGAACCAAAGGTCTTTCTGTTTGATTTGTCACAGGACATCGGTGAGAAGAATAACCTTGTTGAACAACAACCCGAACGCGTGCAGAAAATGCATGCTCGCATGGAAGAATTGAACGAAGAGATCACGGCGAATGCTCGCCCTGTTTGGCGAAAGAAGGTGAACTCATGA
- the trpC gene encoding indole-3-glycerol phosphate synthase TrpC, translating into MTILDDILVKTRQVIARDQASVPAAELVAAAKDLPVCRDFHGSLAATDQVRLIAEVKRASPSAGLIREDFDPPTIAKSYEDGGAACISVLTDEPFFQGSLDYLRQVRSAVDLPILRKDFIVDPYQLLQARVAGADAVLLIAECLSPQQLIEMDEQASELGLQTLIELYEPENLAPVLATKTRLVGINNRDLRTFETDLQHCVRLAADIPSDRLVVGESGIRTAADVAMLKAGGIKAILVGESLMRQPDITIATKALLAS; encoded by the coding sequence ATGACGATTCTCGACGACATCCTGGTAAAAACCCGCCAAGTCATCGCGCGTGATCAAGCTTCCGTGCCCGCCGCGGAACTCGTCGCGGCGGCGAAGGATCTTCCCGTGTGCCGAGACTTTCACGGTTCGCTCGCGGCCACCGATCAAGTTCGCTTGATCGCCGAAGTCAAACGAGCCAGTCCTTCCGCCGGCCTGATTCGCGAAGACTTCGACCCACCAACGATCGCCAAGTCGTACGAAGACGGGGGAGCCGCTTGCATCAGCGTGCTCACCGACGAACCCTTCTTCCAAGGCTCATTGGACTATCTCCGCCAAGTCCGCTCGGCAGTTGATTTGCCAATCCTTCGCAAGGACTTCATCGTCGATCCCTATCAACTGCTGCAGGCCCGCGTCGCCGGTGCCGATGCGGTGTTGTTGATCGCCGAATGTCTCTCGCCTCAGCAATTGATCGAGATGGATGAGCAAGCCTCCGAGTTGGGCCTGCAAACGCTGATCGAACTCTACGAGCCTGAGAACCTGGCTCCGGTTCTGGCAACCAAGACCCGATTGGTTGGAATCAACAACCGAGACCTGCGAACTTTCGAAACTGATCTGCAACACTGTGTTCGCTTGGCGGCGGACATTCCTTCGGACCGATTGGTGGTCGGTGAAAGCGGCATCCGAACCGCGGCCGACGTCGCAATGTTGAAAGCCGGCGGCATCAAAGCCATCTTGGTCGGCGAATCGCTGATGCGTCAGCCCGACATCACGATCGCTACGAAGGCGTTGCTCGCCAGCTGA
- the dnaN gene encoding DNA polymerase III subunit beta: MLGRTAQAHMRFWVVFESGPSVELSGDANPKRSRYNLDRPEQRVCREACGARPAVVGVPALSLFSIAPMKITCQRDILANAFVLAASIAPSRSPKEILQNVKVTAAGDKITLMATDQEVGIRLDVSEGIEVETEGTALLPVARTGPILRESNDETITIETDEAGIKISGSRSKFRLPGNNPDEFPSVHEFDESKYHQISTRTFREMLRRTVFATDSESSRYALGGVLLEMEENSVIAVGTDGRRLARMEGTGESVGGHATSGMTTIVPTRAIGLIERALSEKDDFVEVASRGNDLLIRTPRAVISSRLVEGRYPNWRQVLPQRENAIQIDVVVGPLFAALRQAAIVTDLDSRGVDFTFADGTLKLEAKTADLGESQIELPIAYDGESITLTMDHRYLADFCKVMDNESTVVMEIESAKSPALLQTDDGYAYVIMPMARDR; encoded by the coding sequence ATGCTGGGAAGAACCGCCCAAGCTCACATGCGGTTTTGGGTCGTGTTCGAATCGGGGCCTTCGGTGGAGCTTTCAGGGGATGCCAATCCGAAGCGATCGCGTTACAACTTGGACCGCCCTGAGCAACGTGTTTGCCGCGAAGCATGTGGGGCTCGGCCGGCGGTTGTCGGCGTTCCTGCCCTGTCTCTTTTTTCAATCGCTCCGATGAAGATCACCTGCCAACGAGACATCCTCGCCAACGCTTTCGTCCTCGCAGCATCGATTGCTCCGAGCCGATCGCCGAAGGAGATTTTGCAGAACGTCAAAGTGACCGCCGCGGGCGACAAGATCACGCTGATGGCGACCGACCAAGAGGTCGGAATTCGGTTGGACGTTAGCGAGGGAATCGAGGTTGAAACCGAAGGCACGGCTCTGCTGCCAGTGGCCCGAACCGGGCCGATTCTGAGAGAGAGCAACGACGAGACGATCACGATCGAAACCGATGAAGCCGGCATCAAAATCTCGGGCAGCCGGAGCAAGTTTCGCTTGCCCGGAAACAACCCCGATGAGTTCCCCAGCGTCCACGAATTCGACGAGTCAAAGTACCACCAGATCAGCACTCGCACCTTTCGCGAAATGCTCCGCCGGACCGTCTTTGCGACCGACTCCGAAAGCAGCCGCTACGCCCTCGGTGGTGTGCTTTTGGAAATGGAAGAAAACTCCGTCATCGCGGTTGGAACCGACGGCCGGCGACTGGCCCGAATGGAAGGCACCGGCGAATCGGTTGGCGGCCACGCGACCAGTGGAATGACCACCATCGTGCCGACGCGAGCGATCGGATTGATCGAACGAGCCCTGAGCGAGAAGGACGATTTCGTCGAGGTCGCCTCTCGTGGAAACGACCTTCTGATCCGGACCCCACGGGCGGTCATCAGCAGCCGTTTGGTCGAAGGTCGCTATCCGAACTGGCGTCAGGTTTTGCCCCAACGAGAAAACGCGATTCAGATCGATGTGGTCGTCGGGCCCTTGTTCGCGGCCCTTCGCCAAGCCGCCATCGTGACCGACCTGGACAGCCGCGGAGTCGACTTCACTTTCGCCGACGGCACGTTGAAGCTGGAAGCCAAAACCGCCGACCTGGGTGAATCACAAATCGAATTGCCGATCGCCTACGACGGTGAGTCGATCACGTTGACAATGGACCATCGTTACCTGGCCGATTTCTGCAAAGTGATGGACAACGAGTCGACCGTCGTGATGGAAATCGAATCGGCGAAGTCACCCGCTCTGCTGCAGACCGACGACGGGTACGCTTACGTCATCATGCCGATGGCTCGTGATCGGTGA
- the purH gene encoding bifunctional phosphoribosylaminoimidazolecarboxamide formyltransferase/IMP cyclohydrolase: MSDVVPVRNALISVSDKMGLADFAAGLSAAGVTIYSTGGTRAHLEQSGIKVEDVAEYTGFPEMLDGRVKTLHPRIFAGILARRDLDDHMDTIADHDIEPFDLVVVNLYPFAATVSRSGATRAECIEQIDIGGPSLVRAAAKNHGDVAIATSPEQYGDVLDQLETLGGTTDELRTQLAAEAFDHTAGYDRAIADYMQGDAVGGEFPASMHVSLRRKTQLRYGENPHQRAALYSDSSDRSANLVSARQISGKELSYNNLLDLDAALDIARGFAEPAVSVIKHNNPCGAATGDTLSEAVDKAMAGDPLSAFGSVIGMNRTLDEATAEFLCQPGLFIEAIVAPDFEAGAVGLLTTKPRWKDNVRLMQVGRLDEPARKVSRRFISGGMLVQDADRMVSSPLQWNTVTETPVDDDLWDDISFGWEMVRHVKSNAIVLAKDTSLIGVGAGQMSRVDSVEISIKKAAERSEGSILASDAFFPFPDSIEAAAKAGVLAIIQPGGSRRDDEVIAACDEHEIAMVFTGRRHFKH; this comes from the coding sequence GTGTCTGATGTGGTCCCCGTCCGTAACGCATTGATCAGTGTCAGCGACAAGATGGGGCTGGCAGATTTTGCCGCCGGATTGTCCGCCGCTGGAGTCACGATCTACAGCACCGGTGGGACTCGTGCCCACTTGGAACAATCCGGTATCAAGGTCGAAGATGTGGCCGAGTACACCGGTTTTCCGGAAATGCTGGATGGTCGCGTCAAAACGCTGCACCCGCGAATTTTCGCTGGCATCTTGGCTCGTCGCGACCTCGATGATCACATGGACACGATCGCTGATCATGACATCGAGCCATTTGATTTGGTCGTCGTGAATCTGTATCCATTCGCCGCAACGGTCAGTCGTTCGGGTGCGACTCGAGCCGAATGCATCGAGCAGATCGATATCGGTGGCCCCAGCCTTGTGCGAGCGGCTGCGAAAAACCATGGCGATGTCGCGATCGCTACCAGTCCCGAGCAATACGGCGACGTTCTCGATCAACTGGAAACGTTGGGCGGAACCACCGACGAGCTACGCACTCAGCTCGCCGCCGAAGCATTCGATCACACCGCCGGCTACGACCGAGCCATCGCCGATTACATGCAAGGCGATGCGGTGGGCGGCGAGTTCCCCGCTTCGATGCACGTGTCACTACGACGCAAAACCCAGTTGCGATACGGCGAAAACCCGCACCAACGAGCCGCGTTGTATTCCGATTCGTCGGATCGATCCGCGAACTTGGTGTCGGCTCGTCAGATCAGTGGCAAAGAGTTGTCTTACAACAACCTGCTGGACCTCGATGCCGCTCTCGACATCGCTCGCGGTTTTGCCGAACCAGCGGTCTCTGTCATCAAGCACAACAACCCCTGTGGTGCTGCAACCGGTGACACTCTTTCCGAAGCGGTCGACAAAGCCATGGCTGGTGACCCGCTGTCAGCCTTTGGTTCCGTCATTGGCATGAACCGAACGCTCGATGAAGCGACGGCCGAATTTTTGTGTCAGCCCGGATTGTTCATCGAAGCCATCGTCGCACCCGATTTCGAAGCCGGTGCGGTCGGGCTGCTGACAACCAAACCGCGTTGGAAAGACAACGTTCGCTTGATGCAAGTTGGTCGCTTGGACGAACCCGCTCGCAAAGTGTCGCGGCGATTCATCAGCGGCGGCATGTTGGTGCAAGACGCCGACCGCATGGTCAGCTCACCTTTGCAGTGGAACACCGTCACGGAAACACCCGTCGATGATGACCTGTGGGACGACATTTCCTTTGGTTGGGAAATGGTTCGTCATGTGAAGAGCAACGCGATCGTGCTGGCCAAAGACACATCGTTGATCGGCGTGGGTGCCGGCCAAATGAGCCGCGTCGACAGCGTCGAGATCTCGATCAAGAAAGCCGCAGAGCGTTCCGAAGGATCGATTCTCGCGTCCGATGCGTTCTTCCCCTTTCCCGATTCGATCGAAGCAGCCGCGAAAGCGGGCGTGCTGGCTATCATTCAACCCGGCGGTTCGCGTCGCGATGACGAAGTGATTGCCGCCTGTGACGAACACGAAATCGCGATGGTCTTCACCGGTCGTCGTCACTTCAAACACTGA
- a CDS encoding serine/threonine-protein kinase, which translates to MVEDVMAESNEDDLDEIFALYLSACDTGELTSRDDFLNQHPEHADQLRELMDAADLIGTFSMAGSDAKGTSGPWTEPITLPPDAEISDQAAQLASTASQIDVQTDMADTIGIGTALSADGLGEHSNVDPNLTLPMANRSQGDSGPSLPFDLGDYQLLKVLGVGGMGVVYLAKQRELDRLVAVKMIRSGILAGQDEVKRFYTEAKAAAKLKHPNIVAVHQFGRRAGHHFFSMQYVEGEDLQKVLAKGPLPSRRAAEIVRDVAHAIHHAHSRGVLHRDLKPGNVLIDPSGQVHVTDFGLAKHTDADSSVTGSGAAVGTPHYMAPEQALGHSDRVTHHSDIYSLGAILFAAITSRPPIVGDTVMQTLLKVAHQPPPTLRSVCPEAESDLEVIVAKCLEKQPKDRYKTAKNLADDLNRFLCGQTIHARSRSRARKVVDWFGQVPVVAAVTGRQTSGTPVGQRRFQNGILSASLILPLLLFGGLVWQQRINNAMPTQIRIAGGLPGGLYNRVSEQLSKTLQSQTSVPCEVIGTNGTWDNRERLIAGEFELAPIQATAVNGETLRVVAPLFYEAVHVLIRDDSEIDSVEDLSGQRIAVGPHGSGSRRAAEMVLESLGLSESVSPRVEMPWDTLQETNPKVSAEAAIICIGVGSDLVTRMLAEQRWHLLPLPDGVSIALQHPTLHAMTIATDAYAGSSIPPSGIHTVGTTAFLVCRDSAPDPLIESTLQALYEEPSIVGLIPARQAAEWQGLAFHRISRRYYDDLEARLANTQ; encoded by the coding sequence ATGGTGGAAGACGTGATGGCTGAGTCCAACGAAGACGACTTGGATGAGATCTTCGCTTTGTACCTGTCCGCATGCGACACAGGGGAACTGACGTCACGAGATGACTTTCTCAACCAGCACCCCGAACACGCCGATCAACTTCGCGAATTGATGGATGCTGCTGACTTGATCGGAACGTTTTCAATGGCCGGGTCGGATGCCAAGGGAACGTCAGGTCCATGGACAGAACCCATAACGCTGCCACCCGATGCGGAGATCAGCGACCAAGCGGCTCAGTTGGCATCAACGGCCAGCCAGATCGACGTGCAAACCGACATGGCGGACACGATTGGAATCGGCACCGCGTTGTCGGCTGACGGGTTGGGCGAACACTCCAATGTGGATCCCAATTTGACGTTGCCGATGGCCAATCGATCACAGGGCGATTCGGGTCCGTCGCTGCCGTTTGATCTGGGTGACTATCAGCTGCTCAAAGTCTTGGGCGTTGGTGGGATGGGTGTGGTCTACCTGGCCAAGCAACGGGAACTGGACCGGTTGGTTGCGGTAAAGATGATCCGCAGCGGTATTTTGGCGGGACAAGATGAAGTCAAACGCTTTTACACCGAAGCCAAGGCCGCCGCGAAGCTCAAACATCCCAACATCGTTGCCGTTCACCAATTTGGACGCCGTGCTGGCCACCATTTCTTCTCGATGCAGTACGTCGAGGGAGAAGACCTCCAAAAGGTGCTCGCCAAAGGCCCGTTGCCGTCTCGACGTGCCGCTGAGATCGTTCGCGATGTGGCTCACGCCATTCATCATGCACACAGCCGCGGAGTCCTGCATCGCGATCTCAAGCCCGGTAACGTGCTGATCGACCCATCCGGCCAGGTCCACGTGACCGATTTCGGTTTGGCAAAGCACACCGATGCGGACAGCAGCGTGACGGGCAGCGGTGCCGCGGTGGGAACGCCTCACTACATGGCTCCCGAGCAAGCTCTCGGACACAGCGATCGTGTGACCCATCACAGTGACATCTACTCACTCGGTGCGATCCTATTTGCGGCGATCACTTCGAGACCGCCAATTGTTGGCGACACCGTGATGCAAACGTTGTTGAAGGTTGCTCATCAACCTCCGCCGACTCTGCGATCGGTGTGTCCGGAAGCGGAGTCGGATCTGGAAGTGATCGTTGCTAAATGCTTGGAAAAGCAGCCCAAGGATCGCTACAAAACTGCTAAGAACTTGGCTGATGATCTGAATCGGTTTTTGTGCGGACAAACCATTCATGCTCGTTCTCGAAGTCGAGCCCGCAAGGTCGTTGATTGGTTCGGGCAAGTTCCCGTGGTCGCCGCGGTCACGGGTCGCCAAACGTCTGGCACCCCGGTCGGACAACGTCGCTTTCAAAATGGAATCTTGTCGGCTTCGCTGATTCTTCCGCTGTTGTTGTTTGGCGGTTTGGTTTGGCAGCAACGAATCAACAACGCGATGCCGACTCAAATTCGAATTGCCGGTGGTCTTCCCGGTGGTCTGTACAATCGCGTCTCCGAACAGCTGTCGAAAACATTGCAGTCACAAACGTCGGTTCCTTGCGAAGTCATTGGAACCAATGGCACATGGGACAATCGCGAACGATTGATCGCTGGTGAATTTGAGTTGGCACCCATCCAAGCGACCGCGGTCAACGGTGAAACACTTCGTGTGGTCGCACCATTGTTCTACGAAGCGGTCCACGTTCTCATTCGCGACGATAGTGAAATTGATTCCGTCGAAGATCTCTCGGGACAACGCATTGCCGTGGGGCCTCATGGCAGTGGTTCCCGTCGAGCCGCTGAAATGGTGCTAGAGTCGCTGGGATTGTCCGAATCCGTTTCACCTCGCGTCGAAATGCCATGGGACACACTGCAAGAAACCAATCCGAAAGTTTCTGCGGAAGCCGCGATCATTTGCATCGGCGTCGGCAGTGATCTAGTCACTCGAATGTTGGCAGAACAGCGATGGCATTTGCTGCCGCTACCCGATGGCGTTTCGATCGCGCTGCAGCATCCAACGTTGCACGCGATGACGATCGCGACCGATGCGTACGCGGGTTCGAGCATTCCTCCATCGGGAATTCACACGGTCGGAACCACCGCGTTTCTTGTCTGCCGAGATTCAGCTCCTGATCCGTTGATCGAGAGCACGCTGCAAGCACTCTACGAAGAACCTTCCATCGTCGGGTTGATCCCCGCGCGACAAGCGGCCGAATGGCAAGGCCTCGCCTTCCACCGCATCTCGCGACGCTACTACGACGACTTGGAAGCTCGTTTAGCCAACACTCAGTGA
- the cutA gene encoding divalent-cation tolerance protein CutA — protein sequence MSTKKEFENDPKKSISRTFDGPRLTVLWTTVQSSEQAEAIAKGLLRERLAACVQIDSPIISHYVWDGQSCSEKEFRVVIKTISQRTDQVIDWLAQNHPYDEPQIVALPVEKASPGYARWVDESTSE from the coding sequence ATGAGCACAAAAAAAGAATTTGAGAACGACCCAAAAAAGTCCATTTCGAGGACGTTCGATGGGCCTCGTCTGACCGTTTTGTGGACGACCGTGCAATCTTCCGAGCAGGCGGAAGCGATCGCGAAGGGGTTGCTGCGGGAGCGTTTGGCAGCATGCGTGCAGATCGATTCACCGATCATCAGCCACTACGTTTGGGACGGCCAGTCCTGTTCAGAAAAAGAGTTCCGAGTGGTCATCAAAACCATCTCCCAACGAACCGATCAGGTGATCGATTGGTTGGCCCAGAACCATCCCTACGACGAACCTCAGATCGTCGCCTTGCCGGTCGAGAAGGCGTCGCCGGGATACGCTCGATGGGTCGACGAATCAACGTCGGAGTGA